In the genome of Streptomyces racemochromogenes, one region contains:
- a CDS encoding squalene/phytoene synthase family protein, which yields MPSWRSTLTQAGITDPRLRADHTHAARRVLRREPAPYLTLRLLAAPPLVPWLSTGLAFMNLVDDVAETGTPAVRAAGLAALAGRVESALATGDSPDPLLRAYAHAVRCRGLPDHWITRFLDGAATAEAAFDGFAAEEDFQAYLDAYAWPGIMVFTGLQYQGGPDPAQAAGWRAFVDAAQRVDFLADLAGDLAEGRLCIPRSRLAEHSVTRADLEQARETPEVRALLAAECARARTALAAAGGVLDLTEPGLRPVVAAMTELMGHQLAAVEKAGTGALRKDVGYGLAAPVGTLVRALRRR from the coding sequence ATGCCCAGCTGGCGCAGCACCCTCACCCAGGCCGGGATAACCGACCCCCGGCTGCGGGCCGACCACACCCACGCCGCCCGCCGGGTGCTGCGCCGCGAACCGGCCCCGTACCTCACGCTGCGCCTGCTCGCCGCACCGCCCCTGGTGCCCTGGCTCTCCACGGGCCTCGCCTTCATGAACCTGGTCGACGACGTCGCCGAGACCGGCACCCCGGCCGTGCGGGCCGCCGGACTCGCCGCGCTGGCCGGCCGCGTCGAGTCGGCCCTGGCGACCGGCGACAGCCCCGACCCGCTGCTGCGCGCCTACGCCCACGCCGTCCGCTGCAGGGGCCTGCCGGACCACTGGATCACCCGCTTCCTCGACGGCGCTGCCACCGCCGAGGCCGCCTTCGACGGCTTCGCCGCCGAGGAGGACTTCCAGGCCTACCTCGACGCCTACGCCTGGCCCGGGATCATGGTCTTCACCGGGCTCCAGTACCAGGGCGGACCCGACCCCGCCCAGGCGGCGGGCTGGCGCGCCTTCGTGGACGCCGCCCAGCGGGTCGACTTCCTCGCCGACCTGGCCGGCGACCTCGCCGAGGGGCGGCTCTGCATCCCGCGCTCCCGCCTCGCCGAGCACTCCGTCACCCGCGCCGACCTCGAACAGGCCCGCGAGACCCCGGAGGTACGCGCCCTCCTCGCCGCCGAGTGCGCCCGCGCGCGCACCGCCCTCGCCGCGGCCGGGGGCGTCCTCGACCTCACCGAGCCCGGCCTGCGGCCGGTGGTCGCCGCCATGACGGAGCTGATGGGACACCAGCTGGCCGCGGTGGAGAAGGCCGGCACCGGCGCCCTGCGCAAGGACGTCGGCTACGGCCTGGCCGCCCCCGTGGGCACCCTGGTCCGCGCACTGCGGCGCCGGTGA